A window of the Rhodoferax sp. GW822-FHT02A01 genome harbors these coding sequences:
- a CDS encoding cupin domain-containing protein, which translates to MSDTVNAPTAIRATDAPARSKPSNYPEPFASRMTGREKRALGDLFGLSNFGVNLTRLAPNAISALRHAHSKQDEFIYILQGHPTLLTDEGATLLAPGMCAGFKAGTGNGHQLVNETSEPVVYLEVGDRTPGDQGFYPDDDLQAVMQNGSWKFLHKDGKPYA; encoded by the coding sequence ATGTCCGACACCGTGAACGCCCCCACTGCCATCCGCGCGACCGATGCACCCGCGCGGAGCAAACCCAGCAACTACCCCGAACCGTTTGCATCGCGCATGACAGGTCGCGAAAAGCGCGCGCTGGGCGACCTGTTCGGCCTGTCCAACTTCGGTGTGAACCTCACGCGCTTGGCGCCCAATGCCATCTCGGCCCTGCGCCATGCGCACAGCAAGCAGGATGAATTCATCTACATCCTGCAGGGCCACCCCACCTTGCTGACCGATGAGGGCGCCACACTGCTGGCGCCGGGCATGTGCGCCGGCTTCAAGGCGGGAACCGGCAACGGGCACCAGCTGGTCAACGAGACGTCCGAGCCCGTGGTGTACCTGGAGGTTGGCGACCGCACACCCGGGGACCAGGGCTTTTATCCAGACGACGATCTGCAGGCCGTGATGCAAAACGGCAGCTGGAAGTTTCTGCACAAGGACGGCAAGCCCTACGCCTGA
- a CDS encoding mobilization protein — MPSLNFIGGEKGGVGKSVAARLLAQYYIDKGLPFTGFDTDRSHTSFTRFYADYASPVVVDSFEGLDQIASEFENPTADGQTKSVIVDLAAQTAAPLSRWIRDSDLISLMAEMGITVNFWHLADAGKDTIDLLGRLLSTYGEGPNYIVVKNQGRGTDFSQLDTSSAMQKALDLGAKVITLGQLHEASMRKIDRQNASFWAATNTKTGDDALGLLERQRVKNWQKGVYAAFDTLPLQ; from the coding sequence ATGCCCTCACTCAATTTCATAGGCGGCGAAAAAGGCGGCGTCGGCAAGTCCGTCGCAGCGCGTCTGCTGGCCCAGTATTACATTGACAAGGGCTTGCCATTCACCGGCTTCGACACCGACCGTTCTCACACCTCGTTCACCCGCTTCTATGCGGACTATGCCTCTCCCGTGGTGGTGGACAGCTTTGAAGGTCTGGACCAGATTGCCAGCGAATTCGAGAACCCCACTGCAGACGGCCAGACCAAAAGCGTCATCGTCGACCTGGCCGCCCAGACTGCAGCGCCGCTGTCGCGCTGGATTCGCGACTCCGACCTGATCTCGCTTATGGCCGAGATGGGCATCACGGTCAACTTCTGGCATCTGGCCGACGCAGGCAAGGACACGATAGACCTGTTGGGGCGACTGCTCAGCACCTACGGCGAAGGCCCCAACTACATCGTGGTGAAGAACCAGGGACGCGGTACCGACTTCTCCCAGCTTGACACATCCTCTGCCATGCAAAAGGCGCTGGATTTGGGTGCCAAGGTCATCACGCTGGGCCAATTGCACGAAGCCAGCATGCGCAAGATCGACCGCCAGAACGCCAGCTTCTGGGCCGCCACCAACACAAAAACGGGTGACGATGCCCTGGGTCTGCTGGAGCGCCAGCGCGTCAAGAACTGGCAAAAAGGCGTGTACGCCGCATTCGACACCCTGCCTTTGCAATAA
- a CDS encoding EAL domain-containing protein — MPLSDSQVADDDLLEFAAESPDTDDSSALPPWLVLMVDDDQDVHDTTLMSMRGMEIEGRSLQFLQAFSSAQAREYLANNANIAAVLLDVVMESEDAGLRLVKAIRNEFALESVQIILRTGQPGFAPEIETIQKYEINDYQNKTELSLVRLYTSLTGAIRTYQHLRAMEETRRGLEVVVHSSAELSKSRNLRSFAQGLLSQLCALMNTRADGLVCARLSHAANTQTRVVAATGVYATLLDTPLGQLPPGEPRKVIQKSLELEANLVGATTTLYLPAPGDQAVVVHVDACPAGAIDQQLIQAFCSSMTVGLENVLLHERMYSLAYQDQLLGVANRNRFLELLQDQIDQVGNGTVAVIDLDDFAGDNAMFGHEFGDALLKTFAQRLADTFGPQVGLARLSSDTFALVGSEQQITPEVLALCSSAVLQVLNQTVTVSATCGLVRIQNGSRSGAELLKQAYVALKLAKTQHRGDSMYYSEAMGTDATERSTLLRRLREAFESDRLFVVYQPQVLLRDGSTIGAEALLRWRTEDGKYVPPDQFIPVAEQSGLMISIGEFVLRSACHQLRSLNDLGYPDFRMSVNVSQVQFRDPAFVATVTRALADAGISPRNLELEITESMAAEELDFVLNVLSELKQLGVTIAIDDFGTGYSSLSILGQLQLDRLKIDKSFVDDLCESAGVAKSIIDIARSLKLELIAEGVETQQQANELLSMGCAEAQGYLFSRPLAVADLLSWLQSRT; from the coding sequence ATGCCCCTCTCCGATTCCCAGGTCGCCGACGACGACCTGCTCGAATTCGCGGCCGAATCACCCGATACCGACGACTCTTCCGCACTCCCCCCCTGGCTGGTCCTGATGGTGGACGACGATCAGGACGTGCACGACACCACCCTGATGAGCATGCGGGGCATGGAGATCGAGGGGCGGTCACTGCAATTTCTGCAGGCGTTTTCGTCCGCACAGGCGCGCGAATACCTGGCTAACAACGCGAACATTGCCGCCGTCCTGCTCGACGTGGTGATGGAGTCGGAGGACGCAGGCTTGCGTCTGGTCAAGGCCATACGCAACGAATTCGCGCTGGAGTCGGTGCAGATCATTCTGCGTACCGGCCAGCCCGGCTTCGCCCCCGAGATCGAGACGATCCAGAAATACGAGATCAATGACTACCAGAACAAGACCGAGCTGTCGCTGGTACGCCTCTACACCAGTCTGACTGGAGCCATACGAACCTACCAGCACCTCAGGGCCATGGAAGAGACGCGCCGCGGACTGGAAGTGGTGGTCCATTCCAGCGCGGAACTCAGCAAGTCGCGCAACCTGCGGAGCTTTGCGCAGGGTCTGTTGTCCCAGCTCTGTGCCCTGATGAACACGCGTGCGGATGGACTGGTCTGTGCCAGGCTCAGCCATGCGGCAAACACACAAACCCGCGTTGTGGCGGCTACCGGCGTCTACGCAACACTGCTGGACACTCCGCTCGGCCAGCTGCCCCCGGGCGAGCCGCGCAAGGTCATCCAGAAAAGCCTGGAATTGGAGGCCAACCTGGTTGGCGCCACGACCACCCTGTATCTGCCGGCGCCGGGTGACCAGGCGGTGGTGGTCCATGTGGATGCCTGCCCGGCTGGTGCCATCGACCAGCAACTGATACAGGCCTTTTGCTCCAGCATGACCGTGGGCCTGGAAAACGTGCTGTTGCACGAACGCATGTACAGCCTAGCCTACCAAGACCAACTGCTGGGCGTGGCCAACCGCAACCGTTTTCTGGAGCTGCTGCAAGACCAAATAGACCAGGTGGGCAACGGAACCGTGGCAGTCATTGATCTGGATGACTTTGCTGGCGACAACGCCATGTTCGGACACGAATTCGGCGATGCGTTGCTCAAGACCTTTGCCCAGCGTCTGGCAGACACCTTCGGCCCCCAAGTGGGTCTGGCGCGCCTGTCGTCCGACACTTTTGCGCTGGTCGGAAGCGAACAGCAGATCACGCCCGAAGTGCTGGCGCTGTGCTCCAGCGCTGTGCTGCAGGTGCTGAACCAGACCGTGACTGTCTCCGCAACCTGCGGACTGGTGCGCATCCAAAATGGCAGCAGGAGCGGTGCCGAACTGCTCAAGCAGGCCTATGTCGCACTCAAGCTGGCAAAGACCCAGCACCGCGGCGACAGCATGTACTACAGCGAAGCCATGGGGACCGACGCCACCGAGCGCAGCACCCTGCTACGGCGCCTGCGTGAAGCATTCGAGTCGGACCGCCTCTTCGTGGTGTACCAGCCCCAGGTTCTGCTCCGGGATGGCTCCACCATTGGCGCGGAGGCCCTGCTGCGCTGGCGTACCGAGGACGGCAAGTATGTGCCGCCGGACCAATTCATACCGGTGGCCGAGCAGTCCGGGCTGATGATTTCCATTGGCGAATTTGTTCTGCGCTCGGCCTGCCACCAACTGCGTTCGCTCAACGACCTGGGCTACCCCGACTTCCGCATGTCGGTCAACGTGTCGCAGGTCCAGTTCCGCGACCCAGCCTTTGTTGCCACTGTCACCCGTGCACTGGCCGATGCGGGCATCTCGCCGCGCAACCTGGAGCTGGAAATCACGGAATCCATGGCGGCCGAAGAGCTGGACTTTGTGCTCAATGTATTGAGCGAACTCAAGCAACTGGGCGTGACCATTGCCATTGACGACTTCGGCACGGGCTACTCGTCGCTCAGCATTCTGGGCCAGTTGCAGCTCGATCGCCTGAAGATCGACAAATCGTTCGTCGACGACCTGTGCGAATCGGCCGGGGTCGCCAAGTCCATCATCGACATCGCCCGCTCCCTGAAGCTCGAACTGATCGCCGAAGGCGTGGAGACACAGCAGCAGGCAAACGAATTGCTGTCCATGGGATGTGCGGAAGCGCAGGGCTATCTTTTTTCCCGCCCCCTGGCTGTAGCCGACCTGCTGAGCTGGCTGCAAAGCCGCACTTGA
- a CDS encoding RidA family protein — MSIYDKLAELQITLPPVAIPAAAYVPFVQTGNLVFLSGHVAKKDGKPWVGQLGKNTSTEEGKAAARAIAIDLMGTLHAAVGDLNRVKRIVKLMSLVNSTSDFTEQHLVTNGASELFGQVFGDKGAHARSAFGVAQIPMGCCVEIELIAEVDVSN, encoded by the coding sequence ATGAGCATTTACGACAAACTGGCCGAACTGCAGATCACCCTGCCCCCGGTGGCGATTCCCGCTGCGGCCTACGTGCCCTTCGTACAGACCGGCAACCTGGTCTTCCTGAGCGGCCATGTGGCCAAGAAGGACGGCAAACCGTGGGTGGGCCAACTCGGCAAGAACACCAGCACCGAGGAAGGCAAGGCTGCAGCACGCGCCATCGCCATCGACCTGATGGGCACCCTGCACGCGGCAGTGGGTGATCTCAACCGCGTCAAACGCATCGTCAAGCTGATGTCACTGGTCAACTCCACCAGTGATTTCACCGAGCAGCACCTGGTCACCAATGGTGCCAGCGAACTGTTCGGTCAGGTCTTTGGCGACAAGGGCGCGCACGCACGCAGCGCCTTTGGCGTGGCCCAGATTCCCATGGGCTGCTGTGTGGAAATCGAACTCATCGCCGAAGTCGACGTCTCCAACTGA
- a CDS encoding circularly permuted type 2 ATP-grasp protein: protein MPALALGCTPEAGHFDELRGRVAPTDKGSVADPGLNANWQEFFAQADTPTAAEMDQRYTSLQRQIRDNGVTYNVYADQEGPQRPWSLDLFPLIVDPQSWAHIERGVLQRVRLLEAVLRDVYGPQDFLKQGLLPGALVHGHPGYLRNMHGVVPAGGVHLHVAAFDIARGPDGMWWLVGQRTQAPSGLGYLLENRLAVSRQFPQAFQSMRVQRLAATYRALMESLKALSPAGADSHIALMTPGPYNETYFEHAYLARYLGITLVEGSDLIVRDERLFLKTLQGLVPIHGLLKRVDDQYMDPLELRADSTLGVPGLLQAIRAGNVLVANAPGSAFVESPALLGFLPALAQHVLGEELSLPALSTWWCGEHSAMEEVLPYLAEHTVKPTYPGSDIHESFNPVIARHLSRMELDALAGRILRQGEEHTVQAYLPFSQMPTWQVNGAGKSGRVAPRSVLLRVFAVSNGLAEDGTPRWRVLPGGMARVAGSSMDIASMQRGGSSADVWALTQGEVDTSTLLPTGSQASLPMRRKRLVTSRAAENLYWLGRYTERAENSVRLARLTLECLGGEYQTSVPLQQWLSQMAVSNTLVLPRVPSAVQARRVFERSLISSLGSTDGATSVGYNLRALKMAASCVRERLSQEHWSMIVRCEEELFARCAAHAAKGDFSAAAALRVLKSSSDYLAAITGAQTDRMTRDDGWRLLSIGRHVERLAFLSGALESGLELGTLEGDGGFEAMLDLFDSTITFRAQYQQSRDIAALTDLVVLDLDNPRSLAWVAHTLRGRLAKLAGSPAGVLSPLSLKVPAPQDWDFSSDHDHASELLEPVSLLDLLNTLRASAFNVSDEISATYFTHAAESNQSVAT from the coding sequence ATGCCGGCCCTGGCGCTGGGCTGCACGCCGGAAGCCGGGCACTTTGACGAACTGCGCGGCCGGGTGGCACCTACGGACAAAGGCTCAGTCGCCGACCCGGGGCTGAATGCCAACTGGCAGGAGTTCTTTGCCCAGGCCGATACGCCCACGGCTGCTGAAATGGACCAGCGCTACACCAGCCTGCAGCGGCAGATTCGTGACAACGGTGTCACCTACAACGTCTATGCCGATCAAGAGGGGCCACAGCGCCCCTGGTCACTGGATCTGTTCCCCCTCATCGTGGACCCTCAGAGCTGGGCCCACATCGAGCGCGGCGTGCTGCAGCGCGTGCGCCTGCTCGAGGCCGTGCTGCGCGATGTGTATGGCCCCCAGGACTTTCTCAAGCAGGGCCTGTTGCCCGGTGCACTGGTGCATGGCCACCCCGGCTACCTGCGCAATATGCACGGCGTGGTTCCGGCCGGCGGCGTGCATCTGCATGTGGCCGCCTTTGACATTGCACGCGGACCGGACGGCATGTGGTGGCTGGTGGGCCAGCGCACCCAGGCCCCTTCCGGGCTGGGCTATCTTTTGGAAAACCGCCTGGCCGTGTCGCGCCAGTTTCCCCAGGCCTTCCAGAGCATGCGGGTGCAGCGCCTGGCCGCCACCTACCGCGCGCTGATGGAGAGCCTCAAGGCACTCAGCCCGGCCGGTGCCGACTCGCACATTGCGCTGATGACCCCTGGCCCTTACAACGAAACCTATTTCGAGCATGCCTATCTGGCACGCTACCTGGGCATCACGCTGGTGGAAGGAAGTGACCTGATCGTGCGCGATGAGCGCCTGTTCCTCAAGACCTTGCAAGGACTGGTCCCGATCCACGGCCTGCTCAAACGGGTGGACGACCAGTACATGGACCCGCTGGAACTGCGTGCCGACTCCACCCTGGGCGTTCCCGGGCTGTTGCAGGCCATACGCGCGGGCAATGTGCTGGTGGCCAATGCGCCGGGATCGGCTTTTGTGGAGTCACCGGCGCTGCTGGGATTCTTGCCAGCCCTGGCCCAGCATGTGCTGGGTGAAGAGCTGAGCCTTCCGGCCCTGTCCACCTGGTGGTGCGGCGAGCACAGCGCCATGGAAGAGGTGCTGCCGTATCTAGCCGAACACACGGTCAAACCCACCTACCCCGGCTCCGACATCCACGAGTCGTTCAACCCGGTCATTGCCCGGCACCTCAGCCGCATGGAACTGGATGCACTTGCCGGTCGCATCCTGCGCCAGGGCGAAGAACATACCGTGCAGGCCTACCTGCCGTTTTCGCAAATGCCCACCTGGCAGGTCAACGGCGCCGGGAAGAGTGGCCGCGTGGCCCCCCGCTCGGTCTTGCTGCGCGTATTTGCAGTCTCGAACGGTCTGGCCGAAGACGGCACACCGCGCTGGCGCGTATTGCCCGGCGGCATGGCACGTGTGGCTGGCAGCAGCATGGACATCGCGTCCATGCAGCGCGGCGGCAGCAGCGCCGATGTCTGGGCACTGACCCAGGGTGAGGTGGACACCAGCACCCTGCTGCCCACCGGTAGCCAGGCCAGCCTGCCCATGCGCCGCAAGCGCCTGGTGACCAGTCGCGCCGCGGAGAACCTGTACTGGCTGGGCCGCTACACCGAACGTGCCGAGAACTCAGTCCGCCTGGCGCGACTCACGTTGGAGTGTCTGGGTGGCGAATACCAGACTTCGGTACCGCTGCAGCAGTGGCTGTCGCAGATGGCCGTGAGCAACACCCTGGTGTTGCCCCGCGTGCCCTCTGCGGTGCAGGCGCGGCGCGTGTTCGAGCGCTCGCTGATATCCAGCCTGGGCTCCACCGATGGTGCCACCAGCGTGGGCTACAACCTGCGTGCGCTCAAGATGGCCGCCTCCTGTGTGCGCGAACGCCTTTCGCAGGAACACTGGAGCATGATCGTGCGCTGCGAGGAGGAGCTGTTCGCCCGCTGCGCCGCCCATGCGGCCAAGGGCGACTTCTCAGCCGCAGCAGCCCTGCGCGTACTCAAGTCCAGCAGCGACTATCTGGCGGCCATCACCGGTGCGCAGACCGACCGCATGACGCGTGACGACGGCTGGCGCCTGCTGAGCATCGGGCGCCATGTGGAGCGTCTAGCCTTCCTTTCTGGCGCGCTCGAGAGCGGACTGGAGCTGGGCACGCTGGAAGGCGACGGTGGCTTCGAGGCCATGCTGGACCTGTTTGACAGCACCATCACCTTCCGCGCCCAGTACCAGCAGAGCCGCGACATCGCCGCCTTGACCGACCTGGTCGTACTGGACCTGGACAATCCGCGCTCCCTGGCCTGGGTGGCGCACACGCTGCGCGGACGCCTGGCCAAACTGGCCGGTAGTCCGGCCGGGGTGCTCAGCCCGCTGTCGCTCAAGGTGCCCGCACCGCAGGACTGGGACTTTTCCAGCGACCACGACCACGCCAGCGAACTGCTGGAGCCGGTGTCGTTGCTGGATCTGCTGAACACGCTGCGCGCCAGTGCGTTCAACGTCTCCGACGAAATCAGCGCCACCTACTTCACCCACGCCGCGGAATCCAACCAGAGCGTGGCCACCTGA
- a CDS encoding transglutaminase family protein, with amino-acid sequence MLLQVSHDTSYRYQPAVETAQHMAYMEPRSHATQTVLDFALHVNPAPAQMRFSDDVYGNSRCFFSLQTPHEVLNVVAHSLIATRPSDEVQSAVAWEKVREMFRYQAGNRFDAASEFVYPSPFVPRHMEFAAYARTSFTPGAPLLAACMELMQRIHEDFTYESQSTQINTPARQALAQRKGVCQDFSHIMIACLRTLGLPARYVSGYMLTNPPEGQPRLIGSDASHAWVSVYLPDLPEGERWCNFDPTNNRWAWHAPGEDYVTVATGRDFGDVSPLRGVIHGGARHVLTVGVTVAPVGENATPDLPAMQAQTQTLERGTSQSQSQSLPGGYTQSQSQN; translated from the coding sequence ATGCTGCTGCAAGTCTCGCATGACACCAGCTACCGCTACCAGCCTGCGGTGGAGACGGCCCAGCACATGGCCTACATGGAGCCGCGCTCCCATGCCACGCAAACAGTGCTGGACTTCGCGCTTCACGTCAATCCGGCGCCCGCGCAAATGCGGTTTTCAGATGACGTCTACGGCAACTCCCGCTGCTTCTTCTCGCTGCAGACACCGCATGAAGTACTCAACGTGGTGGCCCACAGCCTGATTGCCACGCGCCCCAGCGACGAGGTCCAAAGTGCTGTGGCGTGGGAAAAGGTCAGGGAGATGTTTCGCTACCAGGCGGGCAACCGCTTTGATGCGGCCTCCGAGTTTGTCTACCCCTCACCCTTTGTTCCGCGGCACATGGAGTTCGCCGCCTATGCCAGGACCAGCTTCACGCCGGGCGCGCCCCTGCTGGCGGCCTGCATGGAACTCATGCAGCGCATCCACGAGGACTTCACCTACGAGAGCCAGAGCACGCAGATCAACACCCCAGCCCGTCAGGCGCTGGCGCAGCGCAAGGGCGTGTGCCAGGATTTTTCGCACATCATGATTGCCTGCCTGCGCACCCTGGGGCTGCCAGCGCGCTATGTCAGCGGCTACATGCTCACCAACCCTCCCGAAGGCCAGCCCCGCCTCATTGGCAGCGATGCATCCCATGCCTGGGTTAGCGTCTACCTGCCAGACCTGCCAGAGGGAGAGCGCTGGTGCAACTTCGACCCAACCAACAACCGCTGGGCCTGGCACGCGCCGGGTGAGGATTACGTGACCGTTGCCACCGGCCGCGACTTTGGCGACGTATCGCCCTTGCGCGGCGTCATCCACGGCGGCGCGCGCCATGTGCTCACCGTCGGTGTGACGGTGGCTCCGGTAGGTGAAAATGCAACTCCCGACCTGCCGGCGATGCAGGCGCAGACGCAAACCCTCGAACGAGGTACTTCGCAGTCCCAGAGCCAATCGCTGCCGGGTGGATATACCCAATCTCAGTCCCAAAACTAA
- a CDS encoding CHAT domain-containing protein yields MILRRLIRATVIVLALAALSLHAQEEDYASSFKVVNAQEREVLRGVLAEPVPVGVPDEVLAEHFQKKRNAADRLGEFEAREKVYQQWAQALPDSFLPKHLLAGLLEARGDFGAALPLRHEVLKLTKTEQDKAYYRQVLASTLFAASRFDEARQVNEQVRASLPALKAKYTKPLSLQYLLRTESAVLELDAQLQRKYGHWPEAVASATEAVDVAREALRTLRSVPSSGDGAALNRARIVVASLGTRMGTRTATLLEARRFGEAENSLREFARLSREEELPPIYLSSINRFAGSLSLNQRQFIRSEEFFRKADKVFEDLGYPQLHRNRMWVAQFDLAALIGQRRWDAALKELDRLDAAAGNDPVQQRRVRLQFERGLVYLGAGVRTEEAATLFAELLGSVGRRFPEHHFYIAQAQGLRGVALWRTGTPQNKTQATALLQGAVRDYMLPDNLEYESLGVRKDVRDLVFSTYLDAMFQGPSAGAMDAMTPADWVRGGLVQEAISDAAVRSAAVDPNLNDLVRQDQNAKNEMEALRNYLAGEDENSSSALPETAARMRERITALESVRLGLQKEIRRRFPDYDRLVHPNPATTDDITKALAPDEALIMLQPTAAAVYAWAVAADGSHTAVRVPWEGAALAAKVRSLRKTLDFSEMGSRMTSFDAKSSAEIYQQLLKPLEPTFAGKKHLVIAAGGALGQIPFGLLLTQPTASAGADAPWLIRRYAVTHVPSLGSWLSIQKLARSKPAAEALIAWGDPQFSTAKGPAAKPATTRHVTLTRAAVASDLEQAPAGALRYGDIPELPETRDELLSIARALRADSLSDLHLGAQATKTSVLQSNASGELVRKRVVAFATHGLMAGDLPHLTQPALALAAAGASDGNPLSALLGLDEVLNLKLNADWVVLSACNTAAADGKGDEALSGLARGFFYAGSRSLLVTHWAVESESAKELTSRTMQHYAASAQERKAESLRQAMIEVMAMPQFQHPAFWAPYALVGDGGR; encoded by the coding sequence ATGATTCTGCGCAGGCTGATTCGCGCTACCGTGATCGTGCTGGCGCTGGCGGCACTGTCCTTGCACGCCCAGGAGGAAGACTACGCATCGTCCTTCAAGGTGGTGAACGCCCAGGAGCGGGAAGTCCTGCGTGGCGTTCTGGCCGAGCCGGTGCCCGTCGGTGTGCCCGATGAGGTGTTGGCTGAACATTTTCAGAAGAAGCGCAATGCGGCTGACCGTTTGGGCGAATTCGAGGCGCGGGAAAAGGTCTACCAGCAGTGGGCCCAGGCCCTGCCGGACAGTTTTCTGCCCAAGCATCTGTTGGCGGGACTGCTGGAGGCGCGCGGGGACTTCGGTGCAGCGTTGCCCTTGCGGCACGAGGTGCTGAAGCTGACCAAAACGGAGCAGGACAAGGCCTATTACCGGCAGGTGCTGGCAAGCACGCTGTTTGCCGCTTCGCGATTTGACGAGGCGCGCCAGGTCAACGAGCAGGTGCGCGCCAGTCTGCCCGCGCTCAAGGCCAAGTACACCAAGCCACTGTCGCTGCAATACCTGCTGCGCACGGAGAGTGCGGTGCTGGAGCTGGATGCCCAGTTGCAGCGCAAGTACGGTCACTGGCCGGAGGCCGTCGCCAGCGCTACCGAGGCGGTGGATGTTGCGCGTGAGGCGTTGCGCACCTTGCGCTCCGTACCCAGCAGCGGCGATGGCGCCGCGCTGAATCGTGCCCGTATCGTTGTGGCGTCCCTTGGTACCCGCATGGGCACACGCACAGCTACCCTGCTGGAGGCTCGGCGCTTTGGCGAGGCGGAAAATTCCCTGCGTGAATTTGCCCGGCTGTCCCGTGAGGAAGAGCTTCCGCCGATCTACCTGAGCAGCATCAACAGGTTTGCGGGCAGCCTGAGCTTGAACCAGCGGCAGTTCATACGCAGCGAAGAATTCTTCCGCAAGGCCGACAAGGTATTTGAAGACCTGGGCTATCCGCAGTTGCATCGCAACCGCATGTGGGTTGCGCAGTTCGATCTGGCGGCACTGATTGGGCAGCGCCGCTGGGACGCCGCACTCAAGGAGCTGGATCGTCTTGATGCTGCGGCAGGCAATGATCCGGTACAGCAAAGAAGGGTGCGCCTCCAGTTCGAGCGGGGCCTGGTGTACCTGGGTGCGGGCGTGCGTACCGAAGAGGCCGCCACCTTGTTCGCGGAGCTGCTGGGCTCGGTGGGCAGGCGGTTCCCGGAACACCACTTCTACATTGCCCAGGCCCAGGGGTTGCGCGGCGTGGCGCTCTGGCGCACGGGCACTCCGCAGAACAAGACCCAGGCCACGGCCTTGTTGCAGGGCGCGGTACGCGACTACATGCTGCCGGACAACCTGGAATACGAGAGCCTGGGTGTGCGCAAGGACGTGCGCGACCTGGTTTTTTCCACCTACCTGGATGCCATGTTTCAAGGCCCGTCCGCGGGCGCGATGGACGCGATGACCCCGGCGGACTGGGTGCGCGGCGGGCTGGTCCAGGAAGCCATCTCGGACGCCGCCGTGCGCTCGGCGGCCGTGGACCCCAATCTCAATGACCTGGTGCGCCAGGATCAGAACGCCAAGAACGAAATGGAGGCACTGCGCAACTACCTGGCCGGTGAAGACGAAAACAGCAGCTCCGCCTTGCCGGAGACGGCGGCCAGGATGCGCGAACGCATCACGGCACTGGAGTCCGTCAGGCTGGGCCTGCAGAAGGAAATCCGGCGTCGCTTCCCTGATTACGACCGGCTGGTGCACCCCAATCCTGCCACCACCGACGACATCACCAAGGCGCTGGCGCCCGATGAAGCATTGATCATGTTGCAGCCCACGGCTGCCGCAGTTTATGCCTGGGCCGTGGCGGCCGATGGCAGCCATACGGCGGTGCGGGTTCCGTGGGAGGGCGCTGCGCTGGCCGCCAAGGTCAGGTCCCTGCGCAAGACGCTGGATTTTTCCGAGATGGGCAGCCGCATGACGTCCTTTGACGCGAAGTCATCCGCCGAGATCTACCAGCAATTGCTCAAGCCACTGGAGCCCACGTTTGCCGGCAAGAAGCATCTGGTCATTGCGGCCGGCGGCGCCCTGGGGCAAATTCCGTTTGGTCTGTTGCTGACCCAGCCCACGGCTTCAGCCGGAGCTGATGCGCCCTGGCTGATACGGCGCTATGCGGTGACCCATGTGCCCAGCCTTGGCTCTTGGCTGTCGATCCAGAAACTGGCCCGCTCCAAGCCGGCGGCAGAGGCACTAATCGCCTGGGGCGACCCCCAGTTTTCCACCGCCAAAGGCCCAGCCGCCAAGCCCGCCACGACCCGCCATGTGACCTTGACCCGTGCGGCGGTCGCGTCGGATCTGGAACAGGCGCCCGCCGGTGCCCTGCGCTATGGCGACATACCCGAGCTGCCGGAAACCCGCGACGAACTGCTGTCGATTGCGCGCGCCCTGCGGGCGGATTCGCTTTCCGACTTGCACCTGGGCGCGCAGGCAACCAAGACCAGCGTATTGCAGAGCAATGCGTCCGGTGAATTGGTGCGCAAGCGTGTGGTGGCATTTGCCACGCATGGCTTGATGGCCGGAGACTTGCCTCACCTCACCCAACCTGCACTGGCCCTGGCTGCGGCAGGAGCCAGTGACGGCAATCCTTTGTCGGCGCTCCTGGGCCTGGATGAGGTTCTGAACCTCAAGCTCAATGCGGACTGGGTGGTGCTGTCGGCGTGCAACACGGCTGCGGCGGACGGCAAGGGTGATGAGGCGCTCAGTGGGCTTGCGCGCGGATTCTTCTATGCCGGCAGCCGCAGCCTGCTCGTCACGCACTGGGCGGTGGAAAGTGAAAGCGCCAAGGAACTGACCAGCAGGACCATGCAGCATTACGCAGCCAGTGCGCAGGAGCGCAAGGCCGAGAGCCTGCGCCAGGCGATGATCGAGGTCATGGCCATGCCCCAGTTCCAGCATCCGGCCTTCTGGGCACCTTACGCCCTGGTGGGTGACGGTGGACGCTGA